One window of the Allorhizobium ampelinum S4 genome contains the following:
- the sucD gene encoding succinate--CoA ligase subunit alpha, producing MSILINKDTKVLVQGLTGKTGTFHTEQALAYYGTKMVGGIHPAKGGSNWTGSKGETLPIFASVAEGKDVTGANASVIYVPPAGAAAAIIEAIEAEIPLIVCITEGIPVADMVKVKARLDKSKSRLIGPNCPGVMTPEECKIGIMPGSIFRKGSVGVLSRSGTLTYEAVFQTSNEGLGQTSAVGIGGDPVKGTEFIDILEMYLADEATKSIIMIGEIGGSAEEEAAQFLKDEAKKGRKKPMVGFIAGRTAPPGRTMGHAGAVISGGKGGAEDKIEAMESAGIRVSPSPARLGKTLVEVLKG from the coding sequence ATGTCGATTCTGATCAATAAAGACACCAAGGTTCTCGTACAGGGCCTGACCGGCAAGACCGGCACTTTCCATACCGAGCAGGCGCTTGCCTATTACGGCACCAAGATGGTCGGCGGTATTCACCCGGCCAAGGGCGGTAGCAACTGGACCGGCTCCAAGGGTGAAACCCTGCCGATCTTTGCGTCTGTTGCCGAAGGCAAGGACGTCACTGGCGCCAATGCATCGGTGATCTACGTTCCGCCAGCCGGTGCTGCTGCGGCGATCATCGAAGCCATCGAAGCTGAAATTCCGCTGATCGTCTGCATCACGGAAGGCATTCCGGTCGCCGACATGGTCAAGGTCAAGGCGCGCCTCGACAAGTCCAAGTCGCGCCTGATTGGCCCGAACTGCCCAGGCGTGATGACGCCGGAAGAATGCAAGATCGGCATTATGCCGGGCTCGATTTTCCGCAAGGGGTCTGTTGGCGTGTTGTCGCGTTCCGGCACTTTGACGTACGAAGCAGTGTTCCAGACCTCGAATGAAGGCCTCGGCCAGACCTCGGCTGTGGGCATCGGCGGCGACCCGGTCAAGGGCACCGAGTTCATCGACATCCTGGAAATGTACCTCGCTGACGAAGCCACCAAGTCGATCATCATGATCGGTGAAATCGGTGGTTCGGCTGAAGAAGAAGCCGCACAGTTCCTCAAGGACGAAGCCAAGAAGGGCCGCAAGAAGCCGATGGTTGGCTTCATCGCCGGTCGTACGGCTCCTCCCGGTCGCACCATGGGTCACGCAGGCGCTGTGATCTCCGGCGGCAAGGGCGGCGCGGAAGACAAGATCGAAGCCATGGAATCGGCGGGCATACGGGTTTCGCCCTCGCCAGCCCGCCTTGGCAAGACGCTGGTTGAAGTTCTCAAGGGCTGA